Within the Tachysurus fulvidraco isolate hzauxx_2018 chromosome 3, HZAU_PFXX_2.0, whole genome shotgun sequence genome, the region CATTAATAAAGAACATGCCTTACTTTCAACTCGAGTTTGTAGTTGATGGCAAGGGCAGAATGCTCCAGTGCTTTAATCACTGATGCGTAGGAATCTGAAAATCTGGTGTACTTTCCAACTAAAGCTATCGATGTGCTTTCCAAAAGTCTGTCAGTTCTGTTAAAAACATAAGAATCCAACAGCACACATAGcaattttgtttagaaatgtcCAGAAGTATTTTTGTAGCTTTgaagtataaaatgaaaaagaaacagaaagccTGACCTATCTGACATTTCTTTCCACTTGGTGAGCATCCTGTGGGGTTTACTCACATTGGGCAAGTTCAGCCGTCtgcaaaaaaaatccattactCCCTGATCCTCCATGAGCAGTGGAACTCTATAGACCAAAGACACGTCATGTACGCAGATGAcctgacaataaaataaaagtagagGGTATAGATTATGGGTGTTTATCGCTTTCTGTAAGGATTTGAGTcaataatatacacacacacacacacacagcgggtaaaataagtattgaacatgtcaccatttttctcagtaaatttatttctaaaaaggTGCAATTAACATGAAATTTTCAAAGTCTTCAAATCTTGAAGGTTCCGTGGGCCTCTTCTATGAACTCTGATCTTTAGTTCTTTCCATAGATTTTCAATTGGATTCAAGTCAGGTGATTGGCTGGGCCATTCTAGCACCTCGTTTGGGATCATGGTCTTACTGAAATGTCCACCCTCATTTCATCGTCATCATCCTGGTAGATGGCAGCAGATTTTTATCAAGAATGTCTCTGTACATTTTCCCATTCATCCTTCCTTCAATTATATGAAGTTTGCCAGTACCATATGCTGAAAAACAGCCCCACACCATGATGTTCCCACCTCCAAACTTTACTGTTGGTATGGTGTTTTTGGGGTGACCTGCAGTGCCAATTCTCCTCCAAACATGGTGTGTATTATGGCATCCAAagagttcaattttggtctcaccGGACCAGACTATATTCTTCCAGTATTCCACAGGCTTGTCCAAATGTTGTGCAGCAAACTAAAAGCTTTAACATGTCTTTTCTTGAGCAGTGGAGTCTTGCATGGGGAGCGTGCATACAGGCCATGGCGGTCGAGTGCAttacttattgttttctttgaaaCAACTGTACCTGCTGATTCCAGGTCTTTCTGAAGCTGTTCACAAGTGATCCTTGCCTCTTGGACAACACTTCTGATAATTCTTTTCACTCCTCTGTCAGAAATCTTGTGAGTAGCACCTGGTCGTGGCCTGTTTATGGTGAAATGATTTTTCCTCTTACGGATTATGGCCCCAACACTGCTCACTGGAACATTCAGAAGTTTTGAAATCCTTCTGTAACCAATGCCATCAGAATGTCTTGCAACAATAAGGTTGCGAAGGTCTTGAGAAAGTTCTATGCTTTTACCCATCATGAGATGTTTCTTGTGCTGTACCTTGGTAACGAGACCTTTTTATAGGCCATCAGTGTGGACAGAACCAGCTGATATTAATTTGCATTGGCAAGGGGCAGGATTGCTTTCTAATTACTGATTGTCTTGGCTTTCCATGCCATTTTGCACCTCCCTTTCTTCATGTGTTCAATAGTTTTTCTCAGGgtcatttaacattattaaacataacatCATTTACAGACATCtatggtttgattttttttgcatgtgtggATTGGATGGGTTGTTAccaacatctggtgaaaatttcatGTCAATTGCACCTTTAgaaatttactgagaaaaatggtgacgtgttcaatatttattttacccgctgtgtgtgtatatagtgatCTCAGCCCAGCAAAATTTCTCTATTTTAGCTCACAGTTGGTTATATGTAAATACCTGCTCTGGCTCTACATGACAAAACATGGAGATCTTCTCTTTCACTGCCGTGTCCAGAGGAGTTGAACAACGACAAACGATctttatcaaaaaaaataaattaaaaaaaaaaaaaacagaagcataTTAGAAAAGGATTGGACAGTGGCAAAAATGTAGCTCTGGTTTCATATTCAATTAAGTACATCAAATTTTAGTGGATAAAATACAAGTGGAAGGTCTCCTgttgtgtgtaattatttaaGCAGGGTTTGTTGGCTAAACTCTTATCCCAGCtagttttgtttaaatatttttgcacaCAAGAACTCTTCCTGAATTCTCAGCAAATAATTGAATATAAAGCAACCGCTTGCatattaataaatgcaaatgtgGAGTTTGTTCATAGAAAATGAAGAGAGGGAATTTGCCTGACCAGGTCAGGTGACAGGCCCAGACCACGGAGCTCTCGCACGCTGTTTTGAGTAGGTTTAGTCTTCTGCTCTCCTGTAGTACTTGGCTGTGAAATGACAaaactataattattattaatattactaaaaccatttacatttatagaatttggcagatgcctttatccagagcaatgtacaaaagtgtttaagtctctattgatgaatacattaacactggttcactaggttgcAGTCTTCAGACTACAGACTAGACTTCACCAGGGGAAAGGTGCTAATTTAAGTTCTTTAGAAAAGAGGTAGGTCTTCGTCTATCTTTTgaagtgactcagctgttcggacatctactgaaagttcattccaccacctcggtgccagaacagaacagagtctgTTGTATATAGACAATATCTTGCTGTATacctccctcttaccctgagtgACCGCATCACTTTCATTCAAACCGCAGTGAGCAAAACACTGGGAGTGTAAACCGTGACAGGTAAATACATGCTGTACGTGTGATAAAGCCCGTCTCCTACCTGAGGAACAAGACTGACGTGAATGTTGCAGAAGTTCTCACGTTTCACTTTAAACTGGAACTGCCTGAAGGCTTCTATGAACGGCATGCTTTCAATGTCTCCCACGGTGCCTCCTAACTGTGACAAGTAAACAAATATCTGTTGAAGGTAAACAGCATGCAGGTAGCCTGGCAGCACCATGAATTTATTCAGCACAGACGAAAGTGGTCGAAACCTCTATTCAGCACAGACCTCTATGACACAGACTTGTGGCTCGACCCCATCATCATCCACTGAAACTTTGGCTTGGTGCATCACCCGTTCCTGAATGGCATCGGTGATGTGTGGAACCACTGGGAGAAACAGAACAGATCAAATCACTACAGTCCAACCAGCACATTTCCAgaaaatttgtttactttttaacattttttctcGTGCATGCCATTGCGTGTGATCTGCATTACCCTCTCGGTCTGAACTCGGCACTAACATCTCACACCCTTTTAATCTAAATCTTTCGActgttaaattatttacatttatttgaatattgcTGAAAGCTACACTGCACTTTGGCTTAATCGTgagcaatattattaataatatgtaACTCTCAGTAAGTTTTCCTGCAGGATTGACAGCTTTGCATGTTCCAGTTTGTTGGGAACACGCAATCTGCATAGATCTTGGTCTTATTCATTTCAAGACAGAAGCTACTCAGACTGTTCACAGCTGTAATAAAGTAAGTGATAACAACTGACAACTCAATTGTCTCAGTCATTCtaatacattaaatgtaactacaaaCAATTCAAATGCACAATGTGATGTTCGGAAATACTGAAAAGTATCATTGTTGGCAAGTGTTTGGAGTAAAACACTAAGACGTAAGAGAATAAAACGCTTTGGAAGGTGCTGCTATTGAAATACAATCAGCTGCATGATGGTGAAAGCAATAAAGGCATGCACggtcatgttttatttgttccATAACTACCCATGTACTATAGAAATCAACTTCAGCAAAGAAACTCACTGAGCAGGATGTTCTTCAAATTTGAATGCAAGAAAAAACTAGCTTGGCTTAAATGAAACATGGAATTATTCCATGCAGTCAGTTCACATGTTCCATTAATATCACAACAATGACAAACAGAACATGAGACACACCTCATCTCTTCATGAGACACACCTTGCACAGTTTTGCCAAGAtaatctcctctcctctcttttgtTATAACAGACTGATAAATCTGCCCCGTAGTCAGGTTGTTGTCTTTGGTTAGCCGGATATCCAGAAAGCGTTCGTAGTTTCCCAAATCCAGGTCAACTTCACCACCATCATCCAGCACAAACACTTCACCTGAAAGATATCACGGTTTGTGTGTTAGACGCTGGACGAAGCAAACAAAGTAAGGCAACATTCGTGTTTGCATGTAAACTCACCGTGTTCATAGGGAGAGAAGGTGCCTGCATCGATATTAATGTAAGGATCAATTTTGATGGCGGTGACACGGAGACCGCAGGATTTGAGGATTGTTCCCACACTGCTGGCAATAATCCCTTTACCAATTCCGGATATAACACCACCAGTGACCAAGATGTACTTCATATTTGAGACAAGACCTGGGCAGAAAAAGTTTTCACATGACTTCTACAGCTTTTCTGTACAAGTAATGACACTGTGGTACAAAGAAACATTGGTGCAATACAACATCCTTCCATTTTCTGTTACACACATCCTATAAAGGGTTGTAGAGGGACTGGAGTCTATTCCATGAgtctcagggcacaaggcatgGGGACATCCTAGACACAATtatacacatgcatgcacacacacaatcacatgcCCTATTCACTACAGATAAATTAAATATTCTAGTCAGCCTCCAAAACATGTCTTGTTTccttggggaggaaaccagagtatctGGAGGTAACCCCTGAAGtatgggagaacatgcaaactccatacacagagcagaggcaggaatcaaaccccaagcATGGAGATGCAAagcaaacatgttttattactgtacCAGAAGCAATTCTCGCTCATATTATTGCTGTTTTGTGTATAAGCACTCGGGTTTTTGTAGATTGTAGCAAGCAGGTAATCAGGTTCTAACAAATCCTAAAAAGCATTGATTGAACCTATAAACATGTGGCTTATAAAGTAGGgtatgtgcttttatttatttacagttttggAAATCACAACACTATCAAAGTTAATTTCCTTATTATCAGTCTTGTTTAGTTATTAGACTTGAGTCAGTTTGACTAGCCGCCTGAAGTGAACATGTTTAATCCAACTTTAATAACAAAGAAACTTAGGactattaatcatttaaaagcaTGTCTAACGTGCTCGGTCAGTGGATAGTACGGAAATAATGAATTCAACATACTATtgaataaatatgtaatgtttagaaaatgaaaatgcacTGAGGGATATCATGGAATTCAACTTCACACAGCAATAAGGATGAGAATGTGCTATAAAAgttgtaaatgagataaatctATATCGCTTTCTCTCGTTCTCCATACAATGTACAACATTCTTCTTACAACTACGTGTTGCTCTAACAGTCTAACAGAGCAAACTTGGGTGAATTGACTGGTATTTAAAGATCGAACATTAAACGTTTGTGACTTATCAGGAAAACATTAGAgccactgatcaccactgttttGTCACACTCTTAATTCCCAAATCATCCAATTAAGTTTTATTTCCCAACCACCTCTTTCTACTCCcttattaatctgttttttttttgtatttgttcttCAGAGAAATAACAGCAAtaggtaattaaaaaaaattaataatctgAAAGATTACttctttctttataaataaataaataaacaaacaaacaaataaataaaaataggctTTCATTATTCTAATCAATTATACTGTGACAAAACTGTTATTGTATtctatactttttttaaaataaatgttatattctATTGTGATCGAAATATTCTATTCTACTGAGAGTAACTTCAAATCCCCCTTGTTCGTGTATCACAAAACTAACACACAAAGCATGTCATAacatgtcagaacacaacaTAAGGTTATAACACCACGCACAAAagatatttctatttatatctTCTACTGATCTATTGATCAATATCTTTAAGCACGTGCACACGGTTTAAACTCCTTTATGTCTCCAGCAGCAGCTTGAAAATGAAACTCCATATGATCCTACGTTGATTGCGTAATACTGCAGCACCAATGGATTACAATTTCTCTCCTCAGGCTTTGTTATTAACTTACCTTACgcttgaatatatatatttatattataaaatatgtacaaaGTTCCTGTGCGCCTCGTCTCGTGCGCCACTTCGCCAGCACACCATTATCACTCACTACTGCAAGGTGATACAGGACCAACAGCACGTGCACTGTAATCTGAGTTAAGACGTCCAATGCCGCAAATTTATATGTAGAGTGTTAGACCGTTCACAACAGTTAATGCCTATGCACACTGTTTAAGGATCAGCGGTCTAAATGCACTTCCGGTCCAGACTTTGACGTCTGAAATCCGCCCCTGTTTACTGCAGAATGTGGAAACaatctaatcatttatttatttgtgacattgtttttattccgtacaaatttaatttcattttaattggatTTTATAAACGTAAGCATATCgtttcatacattttaaataaatctaataacaGAAAACACTCCAAACAAACGTTTGCATTCGGTTCTTTTGGGAACTATTTCATAACGTACTGAGAACTTTCTATTCTGGTGAACAAGGTCAGTGCTATTCATGCAACATCCTGGGAACTTTTTTTTAGCAACTAAAAACTAACTTACAGGGAACATTGTAACTACAAACTAAtacaataataagaataaaaaagattatATGATATAACAATATGATTCTTAGCAATAATTGTTAAATTTGAAGGTAATATCTGTATCAGTATTTGAATACATTATGATGGGTTTAGTGGTTAAGCACATTTgtccagtaaataaataaataaataaataagtaagtaaataatgaATACACTGTTGGATGACTGGCACCTTTAAATAGACTGTAGTGTGTGAAAGGATGtggttagtgtgagtgtgtgcatgaatgTGCGTGTGACGGACTGGGTGTCCCACAAGGGTAGACTCCAGGCCCCCTGCGATACTGTGCAGCATAAACATTAGCTCAAAAAGCTGGTCAAGGAAAATTTACTAAGAAGTAGAAACAAATAAGTCTTTCTTCTGGTTTATAAAATTCGAAATATTTGGCAAACATtccacacaataataataataataataataataataataataataataataataataatttagacaTATACATCTACACATCACTGTGTTCAGTTAATAGATTTGTAGCTGTTGTTCATTGTTGTTACAGAAAAGTCATAATactctaaataaaaatatttaacctCAATAGACGGTATCTGTCCGCTAGATGGCGCTTTAACCTTTTAcaacttttttcctgtttgcaacttgttttaaataacttttctagtatttctcactctcactcctgTTAATAACAATGCACACTTCGTAATCACATTTCTTTAACTGGGTTACTTTCTAAAATGTGCCTTAGAGATGTTGTGAACTAAAAATTCTGAATGATCTTGTATGCTGTAATGCAGGTTTCCTTCATAAACCTCAAAAATGCACagtatgctatttttttttctttttctttgatgTTTCCTAGTGAGTgcttttaaatattactttttaaatgatcattCCTTTTTTGAAACAGATTGTCTTTGAAACAGATTGGTAAAAAATCGTTTTGTTCCATCTGTTACATGCCCAAACAAACAGCTGTGGGATATAAATGGCTTAGAAaacttactgtatgtttgtttgctaATTGttctttaatgtgttttatgCATTTAACAATCTGATAGTAACATGGGAAGAAATTGCTTATATTTCTAACAAAAAACTCATTTAGTATAAGTCGTCAACAGAGCTTACTCCATGAGTCATGTCAAATTTCAGATTTAACCGGATGTTTAACATAGCATTAAACTGATCTTCCCACTTCCTGATGGTACATGTGCTGAGACCTTATGGCTCCTGAGTATGGTTTGTGTTGCATGGGAATTATATAACCACAAAGAAATAATGATTATAGATAAAATGCTATCTTAGTCTATTTAATGCTTATGCATCATACCTCATAATAGCATACAGTTTAGCTATGAGTATGGTATGAAAAGATATGTGCAGTATACagtaataagaataaaaatggcCTGTCAGGGAAAATATTCAGTGGTACAGTGCCATGCACTCAGATGCCACCCACAACATCCTTTTCTAGGAAAACAATACAGCAGTTGGAGGGTGTAGTCTACAGTGTGTCCATGCACAGCCAGCATCCTCCCTGTGCCTGGATAAGCCTAATTTGATTATGGGGGCgggtaatgagagagagagagagagagagagagagagagagagagcactggaTCATGCTGAGAGCTTCATCTGTCCATTTATAGCCTCACAAGCTCAATCTACTACATGatattaatatcaatattaattTAGCAGCTaatgcagttttgttttttgtttcctgaGCTGTAAAGCAGTGCATCTGGTCTTCCACCTTCAATTATTAAAAGAATGCTCTTTTTTTGCTGACTTAGACCCCTGTATGAAAGCTGTGGAGGGTCTATTGAAAGGAAATATTGTGCAAATTTAACTGtgtaattaaatgaaaacatgtGGGTGCTCGTTTGCTCTGCGTGCCCTCAcaaatctcagtgtttataatgatggtGAGCAAAGCCAGGCTTTCATGTGCCTCAATAGGTGGAAGGGagtcctgctgtgtgtgtgtgtgtgtgtgtgtgtgtgtgtgtgtgtgtgtgtgtgtgtgtgtgtgtgtgtgtgtgtgtgtgtgtgcgtgcgcgctctttcgtgtgtgtgtgtgagagagagagagagagagagagagagagagagagagagagagagagagagagagagagagagagattggttAATTGGGGTATTTGAGGccttgtaaataaaatttaatatcaGCAGTCAGTCCAGTGGAGATTGTTGTAGTCTTATGTTCCTTGGCTTGGTGATCTGATCGTAATGAGAACTTGTTTTCATGTGGGTGAATACTGCAGCCTTGTCATGTGATTCTAAGCCTGAAAATGCCTAGAATACATAGCATTCTCAAATCAGGTGGTGAGCTAGTGGACAAGAGACTCtttgtcactgtcactgttattTTATCACAATGTTTCATGCTCTGAACAAAGTGtaccatcttttttctttttacttttttttttttttttcaaacaaacagATGTTGTGATACAGTTAGTGTGAGGATATCCTGGAAATTTTACAACTCATTTCCACTTCTACCAGCAGCTAACAGACAGTTTTCAACGGCATAGTTGCAAAATATAGAGGCATGGTCTTGCGTAATCTGCAGGAAAAGCTCCtcttttgatttattattttgatttctaTCAGTTGTAAAGCATGTGTTTGTCTATGCACAAACCGTGAATTGTTCAGTGGCTAATAGAGATTTTGTGTTGTTATGAAAGTCCAGAATGTGGAAGGTGCTTCCAGTTTAAAAGAGCTTATGTTACTTTTGTCTAAATATTCTTATCCTGTTTACAAATCTGAATACTGGC harbors:
- the ctps1b gene encoding CTP synthase 1b isoform X1 translates to MKYILVTGGVISGIGKGIIASSVGTILKSCGLRVTAIKIDPYINIDAGTFSPYEHGEVFVLDDGGEVDLDLGNYERFLDIRLTKDNNLTTGQIYQSVITKERRGDYLGKTVQVVPHITDAIQERVMHQAKVSVDDDGVEPQVCVIELGGTVGDIESMPFIEAFRQFQFKVKRENFCNIHVSLVPQPSTTGEQKTKPTQNSVRELRGLGLSPDLIVCRCSTPLDTAVKEKISMFCHVEPEQVICVHDVSLVYRVPLLMEDQGVMDFFCRRLNLPNVSKPHRMLTKWKEMSDRTDRLLESTSIALVGKYTRFSDSYASVIKALEHSALAINYKLELKFIDSTDLEKNTEQEDPVKYHEAWQKLCSADGVLVPGGFGVRGTEGKILAINWARKRKKPFLGVCLGMQLAVCEFARNVLGWKDANSTEFDPDTKYPVVIEMPEHNPGQMGGTMRLGKRRTIFKSTSSILRKLYGDAEYVDERHRHRFEVNPELKHHLEEKGLHFVGQDQEGERMEIIEIEDHAYFVGVQYHPEFTSRPIKPSPPYFGLLLAAAGKLQNYLLKGCRLSPRDTYSDHSGSSSPDLDLSELKFPSTSKKESAHTQWT
- the ctps1b gene encoding CTP synthase 1b isoform X2, with amino-acid sequence MKYILVTGGVISGIGKGIIASSVGTILKSCGLRVTAIKIDPYINIDAGTFSPYEHGEVFVLDDGGEVDLDLGNYERFLDIRLTKDNNLTTGQIYQSVITKERRGDYLGKTVQVVPHITDAIQERVMHQAKVSVDDDGVEPQVCVIELGGTVGDIESMPFIEAFRQFQFKVKRENFCNIHVSLVPQPSTTGEQKTKPTQNSVRELRGLGLSPDLIVCRCSTPLDTAVKEKISMFCHVEPEQVICVHDVSLVYRVPLLMEDQGVMDFFCRRLNLPNVSKPHRMLTKWKEMSDRTDRLLESTSIALVGKYTRFSDSYASVIKALEHSALAINYKLELKFIDSTDLEKNTEQEDPVKYHEAWQKLCSADGVLVPGGFGVRGTEGKILAINWARKRKKPFLGVCLGMQLAVCEFARNVLGWKDANSTEFDPDTKYPVVIEMPEHNPGQMGGTMRLGKRRTIFKSTSSILRKLYGDAEYVDERHRHRFEA